CATCAGGCTTGATCCTCCAAACTACAGTTAAGATGGCATTGCATTAGGCTTGATCCTCCAAACTACAGCTAAGATGGCATTGCATTGTGGGCTTGACTCCTCCAAACTTCTACAGCTAAGACAGCATTGCATTAGGCTTGATCCTCCAAAACTACAAGATGCAGGCATTGCATTAGGCTTGATCCTCCAAACTACAGGTAAGATGGAATTGCATTAGAAGCTTGATCCTCAAACTACAGCTAAGATGGCATTACATTGTGGGCTTGGTCCTCCAAACTACAGCTAAGACAGCATTACATTAGGTTTGGATCCTCCAAACTACAGCTACATGGCATTGCATTAGGCTTGGTCCTCCAAATACAGCTAAGATGGCATTGCATTAGGCTTGGTCCTCCAAACTACAGTTAAGATGGCATTGCATTAGGCTTGATCCTCCAAACTACAGCTAAGATGGCATTGCATTAGCTTGGATCCTCCTTAATCCTCCAAACTACAGCGCTAAGATGGCATTGCATTAGGCTTGATCCTCCAAACTATAGCTAAGATGGCATTGCATTAGGCTTGATCCGCCAAAACTACAGCTAAGATGGCATTGCATTAGGCTTTGATCCTCCAAACTACAGCTGAAGATGGCATTGCATTAGGCTTATTGAATGTGTTAGTAATAACAGAAACAAGATGCTTGAGTTCACCGCCTGCTCTGAGGACAGGGGACAGTCAGGTTAGGGCTGTTCTCTTCATCTGTGAAGGTGGTTGAAGGACCCATCCAGCCCTGACTGTCACCTTGATGGGTCCCTACAGAACAAAGACAGGGATTCACCTACTACTAAATCTCAGACTTGGGTCAAACACAAAATGTCAAATACGTGCGGTAGTTTGATTTAGCTTTGCTGGTACAATGGGACCAAtcgaatagtcccaaaagtgctaACTGCGCCCATCCCGCACACCAGTAAAGTTAACTCAGTTCAAAGAGGACCGACCACATATTTCTGTGTTCCAGAGGAGGTGTAGTCCTGTCGAATCTCCAGTTCTAGAACGTTCCGTTTCCTGTTGAAGGCAAAACTGCCAAAGAACTTCACCACCGCACTCTGGTCTCTGTGGGCTTGAATTAAGGCTAATATCTAAACTGAAACAATTACAGCACTGATCCCAATCAGGGGTACAATGGTAGGTCACCGTAATAACTAGAG
This is a stretch of genomic DNA from Oncorhynchus gorbuscha isolate QuinsamMale2020 ecotype Even-year unplaced genomic scaffold, OgorEven_v1.0 Un_scaffold_19611, whole genome shotgun sequence. It encodes these proteins:
- the LOC124031000 gene encoding transcription initiation factor TFIID subunit 2-like, producing the protein MWSQMLVSTHSFLKSISNVSGKDIGPLIKQWVDQSAVVKFFGSFAFNRKRNVLELEIRQDYTSSGTQKYVGPIKVTVRAGWVLQPPSQMKRTALT